In Porites lutea chromosome 1, jaPorLute2.1, whole genome shotgun sequence, a single genomic region encodes these proteins:
- the LOC140935124 gene encoding uncharacterized protein → MESKVCKLTSINTDCKNIIIGTLFIFRNYSMKWSEEHDLMLCREVLVMEPFKHPKQSRERGEIWGEIAQNLNGLSVPKFTVRTRSVRDRLTLLLRKYKEKVRNEEQGSGMKCDEETELEMALCEIIEKEQAADLERKENTNTLTKKNENDKASAEESRLKALERLGQTKKRNADSCDEVIKPKSRRSTTEAVQILKEKFENEKEFRKEEMELKKKEQESKAAQHQMLIDQQRQNQQQYQDVMKMMAEQQQRQEQQLQNFQMLFLQQQQQQSQMLMSLLEKVMPKSS, encoded by the coding sequence ATGGAATCAAAAGTTTGTAAGCTTACCAGTATTAACACTGActgtaaaaatataattattggcACTTTATTTATATTCAGAAATTATTCCATGAAGTGGTCAGAAGAGCACGATCTCATGCTATGCAGAGAAGTTCTTGTCATGGAACCATTCAAGCACCCAAAGCAAAGTAGAGAGAGAGGAGAAATCTGGGGAGAAATAGCACAAAACTTAAATGGGCTCAGTGTACCCAAATTCACTGTAAGAACGCGGTCTGTTAGGGACAGGCTCACTCTTTTGCTGAGGAAGTAcaaagaaaaggtgagaaatGAAGAGCAGGGTTCTGGCATGAAATGTGACGAGGAAACAGAATTGGAGATGGCATTGTGTGAAATCATAGAAAAAGAACAGGCAGCTGatttagaaaggaaagaaaacactaACACTCTTACCAAGAAGAATGAAAACGACAAGGCGTCAGCCGAAGAAAGTAGGTTGAAGGCCTTGGAGCGCCTGGGCCaaacaaaaaagaggaatgCTGATTCATGTGATGAAGTTATCAAACCAAAAAGCAGAAGAAGTACCACTGAAGCTGTGcaaattctaaaagaaaaatttgagaaTGAGAAGGAATTCCGGAAGGAAGAAATGGAATTGAAGAAGAAAGAGCAAGAAAGTAAAGCAGCTCAGCATCAAATGTTGATAGATCAGCAGAGGCAGAACCAGCAACAGTACCAGGATGTAATGAAGATGATGGCTGAACAGCAGCAGAGGCAGGAACAGCAGCTACAGAACTTTCAAATGCTTTTCctgcagcagcaacaacaacagagtCAAATGTTAATGAGTTTACTTGAAAAAGTAATGCCCAAATCCTCATAA
- the LOC140935134 gene encoding uncharacterized protein: protein MNSAECKAEFRVEKHDLPRLVAALQLPPVFKCEQRSICDDMEGLCILLKRVAYPCRLSDLIPRFGRPVSVLSLISNDVIDYIYDVHGHRITQWNRDLLNPGALQRYAEAISGKGGPLDNCFGFVDGTVRPISRPNERQRIVYNGHKRVHALKFQSLSLPNGLIGNLFGPVEGRKHDAGMLNDSGLLRDLQQYAYNPAAQAMCIYGDLAYPLRVHLQTPFRRVPLTPLMQDYNEAMSALRISVEWLFGDVINSFKFLDYKKNLKIGLSSVGKMYVVCALLRNAITCLYGNNTSDYFGIEPPSLEQYFQ, encoded by the exons ATGAACTCCGCGGAGTGCAAAGCAGAGTTTCGTGTCGAGAAACACGATCTCCCTCGCCTTGTTGCAGCCCTCCAACTACCACCGGTGTTTAAATGCGAGCAGAGGAGTATTTGCGACGACATGGAAGGCCTATGCATACTCCTCAAACGAGTTGCCTACCCATGCAGACTCAGTGATCTGATTCCGCGATTTGGCCGACCGGTTTCTGTTTTAAGCCTGATCTCAAATGATGTCATAGACTATATTTATGATGTTCATGGGCACCGTATAACACAATGGAATCGAGATCTTCTGAATCCTGGGGCTTTGCAGCGTTATGCAGAAGCTATATCGGGAAAAGGAGGCCCCCTTGACAACTGTTTCGGTTTTGTAGATGGAACAGTCCGACCCATCTCAAGACCAAATGAGCGTCAGAGAATTGTGTACAATGGCCACAAGAGGGTGCATGCATTAAAATTCCAATCCTTGTCCCTACCAAATGGACTTATTGGCAACCTATTTGGACCAGTTG AGGGGCGTAAACACGACGCAGGGATGTTAAATGATTCTGGACTACTGCGGGACCTTCAACAGTACGCCTATAATCCAGCAGCTCAAGCTATGTGCATTTATGGAGATTTGGCCTACCCTCTCCGAGTTCATCTCCAAACACCGTTCCGTCGTGTCCCACTTACACCCCTCATGCAGGATTACAACGAGGCTATGAGCGCTTTACGGATTTCTGTAGAATGGTTATTCGGTGACgtcattaattcttttaaatttcttgactATAAAAAGAATTTGAAGATAGGCCTTAGCAGCGTCGGTAAAATGTATGTTGTCTGCGCACTTCTCCGTAACGCCATTACATGCCTTTATGGTAATAACACCAGTGATTATTTTGGTATTGAACCCCCTTCCCTGGAACAATACTTTCAATGA